In one window of Nocardia brasiliensis DNA:
- a CDS encoding esterase translates to MEMHHFARRTAGYTALLAAAGLIVAGCSKDEDKNDDNAAASVTATSAAMHSGDEHASGAAEETKIATQGGEVTVSGDIFDKYMQSGGPTGALGAPLEAQESGPEEGKYQDFAGGTVYKAKDGQAHIVWGEIRKAWEENGGAQGKLGYPTSDEKDIAGGKESDFTGGTITWVDGKTTVTMK, encoded by the coding sequence ATGGAAATGCACCACTTCGCTCGACGAACGGCTGGATACACTGCCCTGCTCGCGGCCGCTGGCCTGATCGTCGCGGGTTGTAGCAAGGATGAGGACAAGAACGACGACAACGCCGCGGCGTCGGTGACGGCCACCTCGGCCGCGATGCACAGCGGCGACGAGCACGCCTCGGGTGCGGCGGAGGAGACCAAGATCGCCACGCAGGGCGGCGAGGTCACCGTCTCCGGTGACATCTTCGACAAGTACATGCAGAGCGGCGGCCCGACCGGTGCGCTCGGCGCTCCGCTGGAAGCCCAGGAGTCCGGCCCGGAGGAGGGCAAGTACCAGGACTTCGCCGGCGGCACGGTCTACAAGGCCAAGGACGGCCAGGCGCACATCGTCTGGGGCGAGATCCGCAAGGCGTGGGAGGAGAACGGCGGCGCCCAGGGCAAGCTGGGCTACCCCACCAGCGACGAGAAGGACATCGCGGGCGGCAAGGAGAGCGACTTCACCGGTGGCACCATCACCTGGGTGGACGGCAAGACGACCGTCACGATGAAGTAG
- a CDS encoding FAD-dependent monooxygenase, with protein sequence MQNKSVLISGASIAGPALAYWLHRYGFDVTVVERAPALRPGGQAVDFKGRTHFTVLERMGIRADLEERRTGTTDTVFVDDDGNRLAVMSGDFTGGDLEILRGDLAEVMYKRTAEHCEYLFGDSISALTELPDGVHVEFEHGPARTFDLVFGADGIHSRVRGLAFGPEQDYVEYLGYYYCVAGASPWSAERSGPRERAIGYGHNAPGKLAITGGAKAQQLYMFASPELDYSRDDAAQRRIIESVYADVRWQVPRMLDEMNDFDDFYLDSLSQVRMKGRYTKGRVALLGDAAYGNTLAGFGTGLAVVGAYVLAGELALAGGDYAVAFARYDEIMRRYAKIAGNSNAGRFLAPKTARGIRLRNWFLGSRLFTLMTRYADNAANDIDLRDYPALVGVPEIN encoded by the coding sequence GTGCAGAACAAGTCCGTCCTCATCTCCGGCGCCAGCATCGCCGGGCCCGCCCTCGCCTACTGGCTGCACCGCTACGGCTTCGACGTCACCGTGGTCGAACGCGCCCCGGCGTTGCGGCCAGGCGGCCAGGCCGTCGATTTCAAGGGCCGCACCCACTTCACCGTGCTGGAACGGATGGGCATCCGCGCCGACCTCGAGGAACGCCGGACCGGCACCACCGACACCGTGTTCGTCGACGACGACGGCAACCGCCTCGCCGTGATGTCCGGCGACTTCACCGGCGGCGACCTGGAAATCCTGCGCGGCGACCTCGCCGAGGTGATGTACAAGCGCACCGCCGAACACTGCGAATACCTGTTCGGCGACTCGATCAGCGCGCTCACCGAACTGCCCGACGGCGTGCACGTCGAATTCGAGCACGGGCCCGCGCGCACCTTCGACCTCGTCTTCGGCGCGGACGGCATCCACTCCCGAGTACGCGGGCTCGCGTTCGGACCGGAACAGGACTACGTCGAATACCTCGGCTATTACTACTGCGTCGCGGGTGCGAGCCCGTGGAGCGCCGAGCGCAGCGGCCCGCGCGAACGCGCGATCGGCTACGGCCACAACGCACCGGGCAAGCTGGCGATCACCGGTGGCGCCAAGGCACAGCAGCTCTACATGTTCGCCTCGCCCGAGCTCGACTACTCGCGCGACGACGCCGCCCAGCGGCGGATCATCGAATCGGTGTACGCCGACGTGCGCTGGCAAGTACCGCGGATGCTCGACGAGATGAACGACTTCGACGACTTCTACCTCGACTCGCTCAGCCAGGTCCGCATGAAGGGCCGCTACACCAAGGGTCGAGTAGCCCTGCTCGGCGACGCGGCCTACGGAAACACCTTGGCCGGCTTCGGCACCGGGCTCGCCGTGGTCGGCGCGTACGTCCTCGCGGGCGAACTCGCCCTCGCCGGTGGCGATTACGCGGTGGCCTTCGCACGCTACGACGAGATCATGCGGCGCTACGCCAAGATCGCGGGCAACAGCAACGCGGGCAGATTCCTCGCGCCGAAGACCGCACGCGGCATCCGACTGCGCAACTGGTTCCTCGGATCGCGGCTGTTCACCCTGATGACCAGGTACGCCGACAACGCCGCCAACGACATCGACCTGCGGGACTACCCCGCCCTCGTCGGCGTCCCCGAGATCAACTGA
- a CDS encoding PhoH family protein, with protein sequence MTASRSVPAPSAQSRSAKGGTAAKGAHPSHSPADTFVIDTSVLLSDPWAFTRFGEHDVVLPLVVISELEGKRHHHELGWFAREALRNLDDLRLQHGRLDQQVPIGAEGGTLQVELNHTDPAVLPVGFRTDTNDSRILACALNLAAEGRQVVLVSKDIPLRVKASAVGLQADEYHAQDVVTSGWSGMVELDVSSAQIDQLYAESVLDLDGARELPCHTGIRLLGSSSSALGRVTPDKRVQLVREREAFGLHGRSAEQRIALDLLLDESVGIVSLGGRAGTGKSALALTAGLEAVLERRTQRKVVVFRPLYAVGGQELGYLPGSESEKMGPWAQAVFDTLDGLASREVMEEVLSRDMLEVLPLTHIRGRSLHDSFVIVDEAQSLERNVLLTVLSRLGTGSRVVLTHDVAQRDNLRVGRHDGVAAVIEKLKGHPLFAHITLTRSERSPIAALVTEMLEEYGPNA encoded by the coding sequence GTGACTGCTTCACGCTCCGTTCCCGCTCCCTCGGCGCAATCCCGTTCCGCGAAAGGCGGAACCGCCGCGAAGGGGGCACACCCCTCGCATTCCCCGGCCGATACCTTCGTCATCGACACTTCGGTCCTTTTGTCCGATCCCTGGGCTTTCACCCGTTTCGGCGAACACGACGTCGTGCTACCGCTGGTGGTCATCAGCGAACTCGAAGGCAAACGGCATCACCACGAATTGGGCTGGTTCGCGCGGGAAGCCCTGCGCAACCTGGATGATCTGCGGCTGCAGCACGGCAGACTGGATCAGCAGGTACCGATCGGCGCCGAGGGTGGAACGCTGCAGGTGGAACTGAACCACACCGATCCCGCGGTCCTTCCGGTCGGCTTCCGCACCGACACCAATGATTCCCGAATCCTGGCGTGCGCACTCAATCTCGCGGCCGAGGGCCGCCAGGTGGTGCTCGTGTCGAAGGACATTCCGCTGCGGGTCAAAGCGAGTGCGGTGGGCTTGCAGGCCGACGAGTATCACGCGCAGGACGTCGTCACCTCCGGCTGGTCCGGCATGGTGGAACTCGACGTCAGCTCGGCCCAGATCGATCAGCTCTACGCGGAGTCGGTGCTGGATCTCGACGGCGCACGGGAACTGCCGTGCCACACCGGAATCCGGCTCCTCGGCAGCAGCTCCAGCGCGCTCGGCCGGGTCACCCCGGACAAGCGGGTCCAGCTGGTGCGCGAGCGCGAGGCGTTCGGCCTGCACGGTCGTTCCGCCGAGCAGCGCATCGCCTTGGATCTGCTGCTGGACGAGAGCGTCGGCATCGTCTCGCTCGGCGGCCGGGCGGGCACCGGTAAATCCGCGCTCGCGTTGACCGCGGGCCTCGAGGCCGTGCTGGAGCGGCGCACTCAGCGCAAGGTGGTGGTGTTCCGGCCGCTGTACGCGGTCGGCGGCCAGGAACTCGGCTACCTGCCGGGTAGCGAGAGCGAGAAGATGGGCCCCTGGGCGCAGGCGGTCTTCGACACCCTCGACGGGCTGGCCAGCCGCGAGGTGATGGAGGAGGTGCTCAGTCGCGACATGCTGGAGGTGTTGCCGCTCACCCACATTCGCGGCCGCTCGCTGCACGACTCCTTCGTGATCGTGGACGAGGCGCAATCGCTGGAGCGCAACGTGCTGCTCACCGTGCTCAGCCGGCTCGGCACCGGGTCACGGGTGGTGCTCACCCACGACGTGGCCCAGCGGGACAACCTGCGGGTCGGCAGGCACGACGGCGTGGCCGCGGTGATCGAGAAATTGAAGGGTCACCCGCTGTTCGCGCACATCACGTTGACCCGCAGCGAGCGGTCGCCGATCGCGGCGCTCGTGACCGAGATGCTGGAGGAGTACGGGCCTAACGCCTGA
- a CDS encoding acyl-ACP desaturase, whose amino-acid sequence MQTLLTDRELLESLALDVESTLRRHIDAADGWQPHDYVPWDDGRNFSFLGGIDWDPEQSELSEVAKLALTVSVLIADNLPSYHRELGKYLRTGPWWRWVGRWTAEENRHEILIRNFLMVTRSVDPVELERMRMQHMTTGFRRPGMHLLDVLAACAFEEVAAAIRHRNTAALGESPMVTAIAERIARDDELQAVFFADMVEAGFNVAPDQTMRAIADRIADFAVPSVTLADGRNSDDVLAAAGIYDPAAQDELVFKPLLQRWNVFTRTDLGELGEKAREELAYLR is encoded by the coding sequence GTGCAAACTCTCTTGACCGACCGCGAGTTGCTCGAATCGCTCGCGCTGGACGTGGAATCCACCCTGCGCCGTCACATCGACGCCGCCGACGGGTGGCAGCCGCACGACTACGTGCCGTGGGACGACGGCCGTAACTTCTCATTCCTCGGCGGTATCGACTGGGATCCGGAACAGTCCGAACTCAGCGAGGTTGCCAAGCTGGCGTTGACCGTCAGCGTGCTCATCGCCGACAACCTGCCCTCGTACCACCGCGAGCTCGGCAAGTACCTGCGCACCGGCCCCTGGTGGCGCTGGGTCGGTCGCTGGACCGCCGAGGAGAACCGCCACGAGATCCTGATCCGCAACTTCCTCATGGTGACCAGGTCGGTGGACCCGGTCGAGCTGGAGCGGATGCGGATGCAGCACATGACCACCGGCTTCCGCCGCCCCGGCATGCACCTGCTCGATGTGCTCGCCGCGTGCGCCTTCGAAGAGGTCGCCGCCGCGATCCGGCACCGCAACACCGCCGCGCTCGGCGAGAGCCCGATGGTCACCGCGATCGCCGAGCGCATCGCGCGCGACGACGAGCTGCAGGCCGTCTTCTTCGCTGACATGGTCGAGGCGGGCTTCAACGTGGCGCCGGATCAGACCATGCGGGCCATCGCCGATCGGATCGCCGATTTCGCGGTGCCGTCGGTGACCCTGGCCGACGGACGCAACAGCGACGACGTGCTCGCCGCGGCGGGCATCTACGATCCGGCCGCGCAGGACGAGCTGGTGTTCAAGCCGCTGTTGCAGCGGTGGAACGTCTTCACGCGGACCGATCTCGGCGAGCTCGGAGAAAAGGCGCGCGAAGAACTCGCGTACCTGCGCTGA
- the xseA gene encoding exodeoxyribonuclease VII large subunit, protein MTEPRTSPSQAGRETPGPPRESGPATPAGRENSAEQPWPVRSVALKVAQWIDRLGSIWVEGQITQINLRPGTRTAFLVLRDPSADMSLSVTCDPDLIRRSPVPLQEGSRVVVYGKLAFFTGRGTLSLRVSEIRPVGVGELLARIERLKALLAAEGLFDPRLKRPLPFLPKTIGLITGRASAAERDVLTVARNRWPAVRFEIRNTAVQGPTAVPQMLEALAQLDRDPEVEVIVLARGGGSVEDLLPFSDEALCRAIVAATTPIVSAIGHEPDNPLSDLVADLRAATPTDAAKRVVPDAAAELAGVRDMRARSAAALRGWVERETRALSQLRSRPVLADPLREIERRTEEVERLRSSARRCAEQFIRTEATATRHLREKLTAVGPAATLARGYAVVQRVTGTERHVVRTIEDAQAGSQLRIRVADGAITAAALGTQALGSQATGSQATGSQAAGTRADTDDTETNRS, encoded by the coding sequence GTGACCGAACCCCGGACCTCACCGTCGCAGGCGGGCCGGGAAACCCCCGGTCCGCCGCGCGAATCCGGCCCCGCCACCCCGGCAGGCCGGGAGAACTCGGCCGAACAACCGTGGCCGGTCCGCTCGGTCGCGCTCAAGGTCGCGCAGTGGATCGACCGGCTCGGCAGCATCTGGGTCGAGGGGCAGATCACCCAGATCAACCTGCGCCCCGGCACCCGCACCGCGTTCCTGGTGCTGCGCGATCCGTCGGCCGACATGTCGCTGTCGGTCACCTGCGACCCGGATCTCATTCGCCGCTCACCCGTTCCGCTGCAAGAGGGCAGTCGCGTGGTGGTCTACGGCAAGCTCGCGTTCTTCACCGGTCGCGGCACGCTGTCGCTGCGGGTCAGCGAGATCCGCCCGGTCGGCGTCGGCGAACTGCTCGCCAGGATCGAACGACTGAAGGCACTGCTGGCCGCCGAGGGACTGTTCGATCCGCGCCTGAAGCGGCCGCTGCCGTTCCTGCCCAAAACCATCGGCCTGATCACCGGGCGGGCCAGCGCGGCCGAGCGCGACGTGCTGACCGTCGCCCGTAATCGTTGGCCCGCAGTACGTTTCGAGATCCGCAATACCGCCGTGCAGGGACCGACCGCGGTGCCGCAGATGCTGGAGGCGCTGGCACAGCTCGACCGCGACCCCGAGGTCGAGGTGATCGTGCTCGCCCGCGGCGGCGGCAGCGTCGAGGACCTGCTGCCGTTCTCCGACGAGGCGCTCTGCCGTGCGATCGTCGCCGCGACCACCCCCATCGTCAGCGCGATCGGGCACGAGCCCGACAACCCGCTCAGCGATCTCGTCGCCGACCTGCGCGCCGCGACACCCACCGACGCCGCCAAGCGCGTCGTGCCCGACGCCGCGGCGGAACTGGCGGGAGTGCGCGACATGCGCGCCCGCTCGGCCGCCGCGTTGCGCGGCTGGGTCGAGCGCGAAACGCGGGCACTGAGCCAGCTGCGCTCGCGGCCGGTGCTCGCCGACCCGCTGCGCGAGATCGAGCGCCGCACCGAGGAGGTCGAGCGGCTGCGGTCCTCGGCTCGGCGCTGCGCCGAGCAGTTCATCCGCACCGAGGCGACCGCGACCCGGCATCTGCGCGAAAAGCTCACCGCCGTGGGACCGGCCGCGACTCTGGCCCGCGGTTACGCTGTCGTGCAGCGCGTTACCGGCACCGAACGACACGTCGTGCGCACCATCGAGGACGCGCAGGCGGGCAGCCAGTTGCGCATCCGGGTGGCCGACGGCGCGATCACCGCGGCGGCGCTGGGCACCCAGGCATTGGGCTCGCAAGCGACGGGCTCGCAAGCGACGGGCTCGCAGGCGGCGGGCACCCGAGCCGACACCGACGACACCGAGACGAACAGGAGCTGA
- a CDS encoding limonene-1,2-epoxide hydrolase family protein: MSRKLELQQDAITTVREFFAALELGAVAEALELLHPDLVWKNTTLPDIRGGLARKILRGLDRDVFGFEVRMHHIAANGDIVLTDRTDVLRVGRVRVAFWVAGTFEVRDGRIILWDDHFSWENFLRGTVVGIARAALSR; encoded by the coding sequence ATGAGCCGGAAACTCGAGTTACAGCAGGATGCGATCACCACGGTGCGGGAGTTCTTCGCCGCGCTCGAGCTCGGCGCGGTCGCCGAGGCCTTGGAGTTGCTGCATCCGGATCTGGTCTGGAAGAACACCACGTTGCCCGATATCAGGGGTGGGCTGGCGCGCAAGATTCTGCGTGGCCTCGACCGTGACGTGTTCGGCTTCGAAGTGCGGATGCATCATATTGCGGCGAACGGGGACATCGTGCTCACCGACCGGACCGATGTGCTGCGGGTGGGGCGGGTACGGGTCGCGTTCTGGGTGGCGGGCACGTTCGAAGTGCGTGACGGCCGAATCATCCTGTGGGACGACCACTTCAGCTGGGAGAACTTCCTGCGCGGCACCGTCGTAGGCATCGCGCGGGCCGCATTGTCGCGCTGA
- a CDS encoding TetR/AcrR family transcriptional regulator — MPTPTTVELLWGIQQRPKRGPKPALSLAGIVAEAIAIADAEGLANLSMQRLAESLGFTKMSLYRYVPGKEQLTALMLDTALGAPPERTVVPQDSAWRTALSDWAETLFERYRAHPWAIELTVGARPMGPNEMAWMESALAALADTGLTAAECLDSIVLLAGHVRSLVQQVPVVDAGAFQNRIASQLAEMVAAAAENYPRSVAAFTEEGAAAGGVGALRFGIGRILDGLGVLIGARAMG, encoded by the coding sequence ATGCCGACGCCGACCACCGTGGAGTTGCTCTGGGGCATCCAGCAGCGGCCTAAGCGTGGACCGAAACCGGCTCTCTCACTCGCGGGCATCGTGGCCGAGGCGATCGCGATCGCCGACGCCGAAGGCCTCGCGAACCTGTCCATGCAACGGCTGGCCGAAAGCCTCGGCTTCACCAAGATGTCGCTGTATCGATACGTGCCCGGCAAGGAACAGTTGACCGCGCTGATGCTCGACACCGCGCTCGGCGCGCCACCGGAAAGAACTGTGGTGCCGCAGGATTCAGCGTGGCGGACGGCGCTGTCCGACTGGGCCGAGACGCTGTTCGAGCGGTACCGTGCCCACCCGTGGGCGATCGAACTCACCGTCGGCGCGCGCCCCATGGGCCCCAACGAGATGGCATGGATGGAGTCCGCCCTCGCCGCCCTGGCCGATACCGGCTTGACCGCCGCGGAGTGCTTGGACTCCATCGTCTTGCTGGCCGGGCATGTGCGCAGCCTCGTGCAGCAGGTTCCCGTCGTCGACGCGGGCGCGTTCCAGAACCGGATCGCGAGCCAGCTCGCCGAGATGGTCGCCGCCGCGGCCGAGAACTACCCCCGATCGGTAGCCGCGTTCACCGAAGAAGGCGCGGCAGCAGGCGGTGTCGGTGCGCTGCGCTTCGGTATCGGTCGAATCCTCGACGGCCTCGGCGTCCTGATCGGCGCCCGTGCCATGGGCTGA
- the glpX gene encoding class II fructose-bisphosphatase — MTASSPTPSRREAPDRNLALELVRVTEAGAMAAGRWVGRGDKEGGDGAAVDAMRQLVNSVSMRGVVVIGEGEKDEAPMLFNGELVGDGTGPEVDFAVDPVDGTTLMSKGSPGAIAVLAVAQRGAMFDPSAVFYMSKIAVGPDAADVVDISVPISENIRRVAKAKGLSKSDLTVCILDRPRHADLIQQVRDAGARIRLISDGDVAGAIAAARPDSGTDILVGVGGTPEGIIAAAAMRCMGGELQGMLAPTDDEEKQKAIDAGHDLDRVLTTEDLVAGDNVFFCATGVTDGDLLRGVRYYGGGASTQSIVMRSKSGTVRMIDAYHRLTKLREYSSVDFIGDEHAVPPLP; from the coding sequence ATGACGGCATCTTCCCCGACACCGAGCCGCCGCGAGGCGCCGGACCGCAACCTCGCGCTCGAGTTGGTCCGCGTCACCGAGGCCGGGGCGATGGCCGCCGGCCGGTGGGTCGGCCGTGGCGACAAAGAAGGTGGCGACGGCGCGGCCGTCGACGCGATGCGGCAGTTGGTCAACTCGGTGTCCATGCGCGGCGTCGTTGTGATCGGTGAGGGCGAGAAGGACGAGGCCCCGATGCTGTTCAACGGCGAACTCGTCGGCGACGGCACCGGCCCCGAGGTCGACTTCGCGGTGGACCCGGTGGACGGCACCACCCTGATGTCGAAGGGTTCGCCGGGCGCGATCGCCGTGCTCGCCGTCGCCCAGCGCGGCGCGATGTTCGACCCGTCCGCGGTGTTCTACATGAGCAAGATCGCGGTCGGCCCCGACGCCGCCGACGTGGTGGATATCTCGGTGCCGATCAGCGAGAACATCCGCCGGGTCGCCAAGGCCAAGGGCCTGTCGAAGTCGGACCTGACCGTCTGCATCCTGGATCGTCCCCGCCACGCCGACCTGATCCAGCAGGTGCGCGACGCGGGCGCGCGCATCCGCCTGATCTCCGACGGCGACGTCGCGGGCGCGATCGCCGCGGCCCGCCCCGACTCCGGCACCGACATCCTGGTCGGCGTCGGCGGCACCCCGGAGGGCATCATCGCGGCCGCCGCCATGCGCTGTATGGGCGGCGAACTGCAGGGCATGCTCGCCCCCACCGACGACGAGGAGAAGCAGAAGGCGATCGACGCAGGCCACGACCTGGACCGCGTGCTCACCACCGAGGATCTGGTCGCGGGCGACAACGTCTTCTTCTGCGCCACCGGTGTCACCGACGGTGACCTGCTGCGCGGCGTGCGCTACTACGGCGGCGGCGCGTCCACCCAGTCGATCGTCATGCGCTCCAAGTCCGGCACCGTCCGGATGATCGACGCCTACCACCGCCTGACCAAGCTGCGCGAGTACTCCTCGGTCGACTTCATCGGCGACGAGCACGCGGTCCCGCCGCTGCCCTGA
- a CDS encoding class II fumarate hydratase, producing the protein MADETQYRIEHDTMGEVRVPVDALWRAQTQRAVENFPISGRGLERAQIRALGLLKGACAKVNKDLGLLDPAKADAIIAAANEIAAGKHDDQFPIDVFQTGSGTSSNMNANEVIASIAKANGVTVHPNDDVNMSQSSNDTFPTAVHLAATEAVITDLVPALEHLRLALLDKATEWRTVVKSGRTHLMDAVPVTLGQEFGGYTRQVAAGIDRLMATLPRLGELPIGGTAVGSGLNAPDGFGGKVVAELVRATGIDALREAQDHFEAQAARDGLVEASGAVRTVAVSLTKIANDIRWMGSGPLTGLGELQLPDLQPGSSIMPGKVNPVLPEAVTQVGAQVIGNDAAVAFGGANGAFELNVYIPVMARNLLESIRLLANVSRLFADKCVRGLVANVDHLRTLAESSPSIVTPLNSAIGYEEAAAVAKEALKNKKTIRQTVIDRGLLDEKLTEAELDRRLDVLSMAKVKDEK; encoded by the coding sequence ATGGCAGACGAGACGCAGTACCGCATCGAGCACGACACCATGGGCGAGGTCCGGGTCCCGGTGGATGCGTTGTGGCGGGCGCAGACCCAGCGGGCCGTGGAGAACTTCCCGATCAGTGGACGCGGCCTGGAGCGCGCGCAGATTCGCGCGCTCGGCCTGCTGAAGGGCGCGTGCGCCAAGGTGAACAAGGACCTCGGCCTGCTCGATCCGGCCAAGGCCGACGCCATCATCGCCGCCGCGAACGAGATCGCCGCGGGCAAGCACGACGACCAGTTCCCGATCGATGTGTTCCAGACCGGCTCGGGCACCAGCTCGAACATGAACGCCAACGAGGTGATCGCCTCGATCGCGAAGGCCAACGGCGTCACCGTGCATCCCAACGACGACGTGAACATGTCCCAGTCGTCCAACGACACCTTCCCGACCGCCGTGCACCTGGCCGCCACCGAGGCCGTGATCACCGACCTGGTGCCCGCGCTCGAGCATCTGCGGCTCGCGCTGCTGGACAAGGCGACCGAGTGGCGCACGGTGGTCAAGTCCGGCCGCACCCACCTGATGGACGCGGTCCCGGTGACGCTCGGCCAGGAGTTCGGCGGCTACACCCGCCAGGTCGCCGCGGGCATCGACCGGCTGATGGCGACCCTGCCCAGGCTCGGCGAACTGCCGATCGGCGGCACCGCGGTAGGCAGCGGCCTGAACGCGCCGGACGGCTTCGGCGGCAAGGTCGTCGCGGAGCTGGTCCGGGCCACCGGCATCGACGCGCTGCGCGAGGCGCAGGACCACTTCGAGGCGCAGGCGGCAAGGGACGGACTGGTTGAGGCCTCGGGTGCGGTGCGCACGGTCGCGGTGAGCCTGACCAAGATCGCCAACGACATCCGCTGGATGGGTTCGGGCCCGCTCACCGGCCTCGGCGAGCTGCAGCTGCCCGACCTGCAGCCCGGCAGCTCGATCATGCCGGGCAAGGTGAATCCCGTTCTCCCCGAGGCGGTCACGCAGGTCGGTGCGCAGGTGATCGGCAACGACGCCGCGGTCGCCTTCGGCGGCGCGAACGGCGCGTTCGAGTTGAACGTCTACATCCCGGTGATGGCGCGCAATCTGCTCGAGTCGATTCGCCTGCTCGCCAATGTCTCTCGGCTCTTCGCCGACAAGTGTGTGCGCGGTCTGGTCGCGAATGTGGATCACCTTCGCACACTTGCCGAATCGTCGCCGTCCATTGTGACCCCGCTGAATTCGGCGATCGGTTACGAGGAGGCCGCCGCGGTAGCCAAGGAAGCGTTGAAGAACAAGAAGACAATTCGACAGACGGTAATCGACCGGGGCCTGCTCGATGAAAAACTCACCGAAGCAGAACTCGACCGCCGATTGGATGTGCTGTCGATGGCGAAGGTGAAAGACGAGAAATAG
- a CDS encoding exodeoxyribonuclease VII small subunit: protein MAEAESELAEIATFGYERARDELVNVVKMLEQGGLDLDESLTLWERGEALANRCEEHLAGARKRVEDALSRTDLEDEK, encoded by the coding sequence TTGGCCGAGGCCGAGTCCGAACTGGCCGAGATCGCCACCTTCGGTTACGAACGCGCCCGCGACGAACTGGTCAATGTCGTGAAGATGCTCGAGCAGGGCGGCCTCGATCTGGACGAGTCGCTGACGCTCTGGGAGCGGGGCGAGGCCCTGGCCAATCGCTGCGAAGAGCACCTGGCCGGCGCCAGAAAGCGCGTCGAGGACGCCCTCTCGCGCACCGACCTCGAGGACGAGAAGTGA
- a CDS encoding DUF4245 domain-containing protein, protein MPNQKPRILNDYRDLFWSLIPLVLIAVVFAGLASQCSFAGNGPTQGQIPHFDVRAALDADARSLPFPIRNPAVPADWTPNSGSRQSISGTGGGPVSTVGYITTQGTYMRFTQSNATEEALSRYVLGSRYATGTEQIGDQKWVVYSEPGSEPAWVADLGKSRVLITGAGDRAAFTTLAQAIVAAPPLKSGA, encoded by the coding sequence GTGCCCAACCAAAAGCCGCGCATCCTGAACGACTACCGGGATCTGTTCTGGTCGCTGATCCCGCTGGTGCTGATCGCGGTGGTGTTCGCCGGGCTCGCCAGCCAGTGCAGTTTCGCCGGAAACGGCCCGACGCAGGGCCAGATCCCGCATTTCGACGTGCGGGCCGCGCTCGACGCCGACGCGCGTTCGCTGCCGTTCCCGATCCGCAATCCGGCCGTGCCCGCCGATTGGACCCCGAACTCGGGCAGCCGCCAATCCATCAGCGGCACCGGCGGCGGACCGGTCAGCACTGTCGGCTATATCACCACGCAGGGCACCTACATGCGGTTCACGCAGAGCAACGCGACCGAGGAGGCGCTCTCGCGCTACGTCCTCGGTTCGCGCTACGCCACCGGTACCGAACAGATCGGCGACCAGAAGTGGGTCGTCTACTCCGAACCGGGCTCGGAACCGGCGTGGGTCGCCGATCTCGGTAAATCTCGTGTGCTCATCACCGGTGCGGGCGACCGCGCCGCGTTCACCACCCTGGCCCAGGCCATCGTCGCCGCGCCGCCCCTGAAATCCGGCGCCTGA
- a CDS encoding VOC family protein has protein sequence MTIRRATPDIRTDDIARSREFYRLLGFEEAMDLGWVVTMVSPSNPTAQVLLVGPDAEQLQPDMSVEVEDVDAVHAAMTAAGADIVYPLRDEQWGVRRFFVRDPSGTIVNVVSHR, from the coding sequence GTGACGATCCGGCGCGCCACCCCCGACATCCGCACCGACGACATCGCGCGCAGCCGCGAGTTCTACCGGCTGCTCGGCTTCGAGGAGGCGATGGATCTCGGCTGGGTCGTCACCATGGTGTCGCCGTCCAACCCGACCGCCCAGGTCCTGCTCGTCGGGCCGGACGCGGAGCAACTCCAGCCGGACATGAGCGTCGAGGTCGAGGACGTCGACGCGGTGCACGCGGCGATGACCGCCGCGGGCGCCGACATCGTCTACCCCCTACGCGACGAACAATGGGGCGTACGAAGGTTTTTCGTGCGCGACCCGAGCGGCACCATCGTCAACGTGGTCAGCCACCGCTGA